The following nucleotide sequence is from uncultured Draconibacterium sp..
GTAGTATTTCGAACTTAAAGCACCGTGCGGAACATCTTTTATTGTATAAAAATCAATGCCTTTTTCAGGAATCTCAATGGCACTGGCCATTCTGCCCATACCGTAAAACGACTCACTTGCAGGGTCGGCAACTTTTACTCCGTCGATAACCAATGAATAATAGTGAAATCCCGGAACCTGCGGATCGGTTGTAACACTCCAAACTCCCTGGTCATCTTTGGTCATATCATACAGCTTTCCCAAATCAATCTGAACTTTTTTAGCATCAGGAGCCTTCACCCTGAAAATCACACTTAAATCAGTTTGAATTTTAGGATATTCAGCACCGGCCACATTACTTGTAGCTGGTACTGATTTTTGATTCTCTTGTCCCAAACAAAACATACTTGCCTGAGCAATAATCATTAATATTAACAGAAAGTGCTTCATTTATAACAATTTATTTCTTTTGAAAAAGAAGTTGAGCAAAACCATACAAGCTTTTTCTCCACGTTTGAAATTCATGTGCCGTTCCGGGTGCTTCGTAATACACATTATTAATACCTGCATTATCAAGCGCCTCATGAATAGCCCTGCCGGAACGGGGACCTTCTTTTGACCCCATCGACACGTAGAACAATTTTACCTGCTTGTTAAATTCGTCGGGTTTTGCCAGCAAGCCATTATAACCGGTTTCAACGCCTGGAAATCCAAACGGAGCACTAAAAACACCAATGCTGGCAAACTTATCGAGATTGGCCTGCGAAATTTGGTAGGTTTGTGTTCCCCCCAGCGAAAGACCAGCAATTGCCCGGTTTTCGCGATCGCTTAATGTTCTGAACTGTTTATCGATTGTAGGAATCAGATCGGTGATAATGGTTTCTGTAAATTCATCCCAGAAATTAGGTCCTTGCCCGGGAGCTCCCGGACGTCCCGGCCCCTGTCTTTCAGGTTTGGGAAGTATTTTACCCGATTTATCGCGAATGGGCGTATTAAAAGCTCTGGCAATTCCACCATCTTCCATTACAATAATCATTGGTTTTGCTTTGCCCTGGGCGATTAAATTATCGAGAATGAAATTAGTGCGCCCCTGATTTGGCCATGCGCGCCTGTCTTCGCCCATACCGTGCTGCAAATAAAGCACCGGATATTTTTTATCAACATCCTTGTCGTAACCCGGAGGGGTATAAACATAAGCATGACGAGGCTCGTTG
It contains:
- a CDS encoding alpha/beta hydrolase-fold protein encodes the protein MKNLILVLLLFVISSVGHTQNNDFPAGTKPASTNILGAEYPRVDSLGQVYFRIQAPEATSISVSLGNVPLTKGDDGVWTGVTQPQDPGFHYYTLKIDGVDVADPFSETFFGASRIMSGMEIPEAGVDFYDIKNVPHGQVRSVYYWSKSFNEPRHAYVYTPPGYDKDVDKKYPVLYLQHGMGEDRRAWPNQGRTNFILDNLIAQGKAKPMIIVMEDGGIARAFNTPIRDKSGKILPKPERQGPGRPGAPGQGPNFWDEFTETIITDLIPTIDKQFRTLSDRENRAIAGLSLGGTQTYQISQANLDKFASIGVFSAPFGFPGVETGYNGLLAKPDEFNKQVKLFYVSMGSKEGPRSGRAIHEALDNAGINNVYYEAPGTAHEFQTWRKSLYGFAQLLFQKK